The following are encoded together in the Streptomyces sp. NBC_00358 genome:
- a CDS encoding aldehyde dehydrogenase family protein has protein sequence MSSYFTDLAQQYIDGEWRPGTGSWDIIDFNPYDGEKLASITIATVDEVDEAYRAAERAQKQWGATNAYARRAVFEKALAVIDEREAEIVEVIIAELGGTRLKAAFELHLVREFLRESVQLALRPEGKIIPSPVDGKENRLYRVPVGVVGVISPFNFPFLLSIKSVAPALALGNGVVLKPHQNTPIVGGSLVAKIFEDAGLPGGLLNVVITDIAEIGDAFIEHPVPKVISFTGSDKVGRHVATVCAANFKRSVLELGGNSALVVLEDADIDYAVDAAVFSRYVHQGQVCMAANRVLVDRSIEAEFTEKFVAKVRTLKTGDPSDPQTVIGPVINSSQADALSGVVEQAIAEGATALVHGTTTDNLVEPSVLTGVPADSDLLRQEIFGPVVFLVPFDGEEEAVRIANDTPYGLSGAVHTADIERGVNFAKQIDTGMFHVNDGTVHDEPLVPFGGEKHSGVGRLNGETTVDSFTTTKWISVQHGRSRFPF, from the coding sequence ATGTCGTCCTACTTCACCGACCTGGCCCAGCAGTACATCGACGGCGAGTGGCGCCCGGGAACGGGTTCCTGGGACATCATCGACTTCAACCCGTACGACGGCGAGAAGCTGGCGTCGATCACGATAGCCACGGTCGACGAGGTCGATGAGGCCTACCGCGCCGCCGAGCGCGCCCAGAAGCAGTGGGGCGCCACGAACGCGTACGCGCGCCGCGCGGTCTTCGAGAAGGCGCTCGCCGTCATCGACGAGCGCGAGGCGGAGATCGTCGAGGTGATCATCGCCGAGCTCGGCGGGACCCGCCTCAAGGCGGCCTTCGAGCTGCACCTCGTCCGGGAGTTCCTGCGCGAGTCGGTCCAGCTGGCACTGCGCCCCGAGGGAAAGATCATCCCTTCGCCGGTCGACGGCAAGGAGAACCGCCTCTACCGCGTTCCGGTGGGCGTCGTCGGTGTCATCAGCCCCTTCAACTTCCCCTTCCTGCTGTCGATCAAGTCCGTCGCGCCGGCCCTCGCGCTCGGCAACGGCGTGGTCCTGAAGCCGCACCAGAACACCCCGATCGTCGGCGGCTCCCTGGTCGCGAAGATCTTCGAGGACGCGGGCCTGCCCGGCGGCCTGCTCAACGTCGTCATCACCGACATCGCCGAGATCGGCGACGCCTTCATCGAGCACCCGGTCCCGAAGGTCATCTCCTTCACCGGCTCCGACAAGGTCGGCCGGCACGTCGCCACGGTCTGCGCCGCGAACTTCAAGCGCTCGGTGCTCGAACTGGGCGGCAACAGCGCGCTGGTGGTCCTGGAGGACGCGGACATCGACTACGCGGTCGACGCGGCGGTCTTCAGCCGCTACGTCCACCAGGGCCAGGTGTGCATGGCCGCCAACCGTGTCCTCGTGGACCGGTCGATCGAGGCCGAGTTCACCGAGAAGTTCGTCGCCAAGGTCAGGACGCTGAAGACCGGCGACCCGAGCGACCCGCAGACGGTCATCGGCCCGGTCATCAACTCCTCCCAGGCGGACGCGCTTTCCGGTGTCGTCGAGCAGGCGATCGCGGAGGGCGCCACCGCCCTGGTGCACGGCACGACCACCGACAACCTGGTCGAGCCCTCCGTCCTGACCGGGGTCCCCGCCGACTCGGACCTGCTCCGGCAGGAGATCTTCGGCCCGGTCGTCTTCCTCGTCCCGTTCGACGGGGAGGAGGAGGCGGTCCGGATCGCCAACGACACCCCGTACGGCCTCTCCGGCGCCGTCCACACGGCCGACATCGAGCGGGGCGTGAACTTCGCCAAGCAGATCGACACCGGCATGTTCCACGTCAACGACGGCACCGTCCACGACGAACCCCTGGTCCCCTTCGGTGGTGAGAAGCACTCCGGCGTCGGCCGCCTGAACGGCGAGACGACGGTCGACTCCTTCACCACGACCAAGTGGATCTCGGTCCAGCACGGGCGCAGCCGCTTCCCCTTCTGA
- a CDS encoding DinB family protein, with translation MVTHVRAEEQGDERGALLAFIEEQRGGIRRSLLGLTEEQAASRPSASELSLSGLLKHVAEVEQGWVARAKGEQPAVKRDESNWHECFLLADGETVASQLAYWEKVAAETEAFLRAVPSLDDTFGLPDDPWFPPEGRVSMRWLALHLIRETARHAGHADIIRESLDGRTAFELVAEERGTSWG, from the coding sequence ATGGTCACGCATGTGCGAGCGGAAGAGCAGGGCGACGAGCGCGGGGCACTGCTCGCCTTCATCGAGGAGCAGCGCGGCGGCATCCGGCGTTCACTGCTCGGCCTGACCGAGGAGCAGGCGGCGAGCAGGCCGAGCGCCAGTGAGCTCTCCCTGTCCGGGCTGCTGAAGCATGTCGCCGAGGTCGAGCAGGGCTGGGTGGCCCGAGCCAAGGGCGAGCAGCCCGCGGTGAAGCGGGACGAGTCGAACTGGCACGAGTGCTTTCTCCTCGCCGACGGCGAGACGGTCGCCTCGCAACTCGCCTACTGGGAGAAGGTCGCCGCGGAGACGGAGGCGTTCCTGCGCGCGGTGCCCAGTCTCGACGACACCTTCGGGCTCCCCGACGACCCCTGGTTCCCGCCCGAGGGCCGCGTCTCGATGCGCTGGCTGGCCCTCCACCTGATCCGCGAGACGGCCCGGCACGCGGGGCACGCCGACATCATCCGCGAGTCCCTGGACGGCAGGACCGCCTTCGAGCTGGTGGCCGAGGAGCGGGGCACTTCCTGGGGCTGA
- a CDS encoding Clp protease N-terminal domain-containing protein has product MTTNPSGKASVRLDDLIEAIKKVHSDALDQLQDAVIAADHLGDVADHLIGHFVDQARRSGASWTDIGRSMGVTRQAAQKRFVPKAEVDLDPSQGFGRYTPRARNAVMAAHNEAKAAGNTEGLPEHLVLGLLSEPEGLAAKAVTAQGVTLDAVREAATAALPPAADEVPELIPYGPGAKKVLELTFREALRLGHNYVGTEHILLALLEHENGDGVLSGIGIDKTAAEAYLARVLEIIATGAQQREQ; this is encoded by the coding sequence ATGACGACGAATCCATCCGGCAAGGCATCCGTGCGTCTCGACGACCTCATCGAGGCCATCAAGAAGGTGCACAGCGACGCGCTCGACCAACTGCAGGACGCGGTGATCGCAGCCGATCACCTGGGCGACGTGGCCGACCATCTGATCGGGCACTTCGTGGACCAGGCACGACGTTCGGGAGCGTCCTGGACGGACATCGGCAGGAGCATGGGCGTCACGCGGCAGGCCGCGCAGAAGCGGTTCGTACCCAAGGCGGAGGTGGACCTCGACCCCAGCCAGGGGTTCGGCCGCTACACGCCCCGTGCCCGGAACGCGGTCATGGCCGCGCACAACGAGGCGAAGGCCGCGGGCAACACGGAGGGACTCCCCGAGCACCTCGTCCTCGGCCTCCTCTCCGAGCCCGAGGGCCTCGCGGCGAAGGCGGTCACCGCGCAGGGCGTGACCCTGGACGCCGTCCGCGAGGCCGCGACCGCGGCGCTCCCGCCGGCGGCCGACGAGGTCCCCGAACTCATCCCGTACGGCCCCGGCGCCAAGAAGGTCCTGGAACTCACCTTCCGCGAGGCCCTCCGTCTCGGCCACAACTACGTCGGCACCGAACACATCCTCCTGGCCCTCCTGGAGCACGAGAACGGCGACGGCGTCCTCAGTGGCATCGGCATCGACAAGACAGCGGCGGAGGCCTACCTCGCGCGCGTGCTGGAGATCATCGCGACGGGGGCACAGCAGAGGGAGCAGTAG
- a CDS encoding bifunctional 3'-5' exonuclease/DNA polymerase, giving the protein MTERWALAPAEDGGAEIAALGPDGLPTGPVRREADLAEAVRTRPDVIRWVWRSTADVYPRLLATGVRVERCYDMEAAETLLLGHEGRLGEPRSAAAALARLRGGPVPPDPPQRSAEPGSQSSLFEPRPVHLPLADLLTVYADQQRRHEATAHPGRMRLLTAAESAGMLVAAEMNQSGLPWSADVHRDLLHELLGERYTGGGEPRRLAELTEEVSAAFGRRVRPDLPADVVKAFAQAGIKVKSTRRWEIESIDHPAVKPLLEYKRLYRIWVAHGWSWLQDWVRDGRFRPEYLPGGTVTGRWVTNGGGALQIPKVIRRAVVADPGWRLVVADADQMEPRVLAAISRDPGLMEVAGRESDLYQSVSDRAFSGDRAQAKLAVLGAVYGQTSGDGLKNLALLRRRFPKAVAYVDDAARAGEEGRLVRTWLGRTCPPAAGTGDDSGEEAGIPQDEPADTTVDQGWVPGYASSNSRARGRFARNFVVQGSAADWALLVLADLRRTCSGLAAELVFFQHDEVIVHCPAEEADTVVAAIRDAAELAGRLTFGETPVRFPFTTAVVRCYADAK; this is encoded by the coding sequence ATGACCGAGCGCTGGGCTCTCGCGCCGGCCGAGGACGGTGGCGCGGAGATCGCCGCCCTCGGCCCGGACGGGCTGCCCACAGGGCCGGTCCGCCGGGAGGCGGACCTCGCGGAGGCCGTGCGCACCCGGCCGGACGTGATCCGGTGGGTATGGCGGTCGACGGCCGATGTCTACCCGCGCCTGCTCGCCACGGGGGTGCGAGTAGAGCGGTGCTACGACATGGAGGCCGCCGAGACCCTGCTGCTCGGACACGAGGGGCGGCTCGGCGAGCCCCGGTCGGCGGCCGCCGCGCTCGCGAGACTGCGCGGCGGCCCCGTACCACCGGACCCGCCGCAGCGTTCCGCCGAGCCCGGTTCGCAGTCCTCCCTCTTCGAACCGCGCCCGGTGCACCTGCCACTGGCGGATCTCCTCACGGTCTACGCCGACCAGCAGCGCCGCCATGAGGCCACCGCGCACCCGGGCCGGATGCGGTTGCTGACGGCCGCCGAGTCGGCGGGGATGCTGGTCGCCGCGGAGATGAACCAGTCGGGGCTGCCGTGGAGCGCGGACGTCCACCGGGACCTGCTGCACGAACTGCTCGGCGAGCGCTACACCGGAGGCGGTGAGCCCCGGCGGCTCGCCGAGCTCACCGAGGAGGTCTCCGCCGCCTTCGGGCGACGGGTCAGACCCGATCTCCCGGCCGACGTCGTCAAGGCGTTCGCGCAGGCCGGGATCAAGGTCAAGTCCACCCGGCGGTGGGAGATCGAGTCGATCGACCATCCGGCCGTGAAGCCGCTGCTTGAGTACAAGAGGCTGTACCGGATCTGGGTCGCCCACGGCTGGTCCTGGCTCCAGGACTGGGTGCGCGACGGACGGTTCCGCCCCGAGTACCTGCCGGGCGGGACGGTCACCGGGCGCTGGGTGACGAACGGCGGTGGTGCCCTCCAGATCCCCAAGGTGATCCGGCGTGCCGTCGTCGCCGACCCCGGCTGGCGACTGGTCGTCGCCGACGCCGACCAGATGGAGCCCCGCGTCCTCGCGGCCATCTCGCGCGACCCCGGCCTGATGGAGGTCGCGGGCCGCGAGAGCGATCTCTACCAGTCGGTGTCGGACAGGGCCTTCTCCGGCGACCGCGCGCAGGCGAAACTCGCCGTGCTCGGCGCCGTCTACGGCCAGACGTCCGGCGACGGGCTGAAGAACCTCGCCCTGCTCCGCCGCCGTTTCCCCAAGGCCGTGGCCTACGTCGACGACGCGGCCCGCGCCGGCGAAGAGGGCCGCCTGGTACGGACCTGGCTGGGGCGGACCTGTCCTCCGGCGGCCGGGACGGGCGACGACAGCGGGGAGGAGGCGGGCATCCCGCAGGACGAGCCCGCCGACACCACCGTCGACCAGGGCTGGGTACCGGGCTACGCCTCCTCCAACTCCCGGGCCCGCGGACGGTTCGCGCGCAACTTCGTCGTGCAGGGCAGTGCCGCCGACTGGGCCCTGCTGGTGCTGGCGGACCTTCGCCGCACCTGCTCCGGGCTCGCCGCCGAATTGGTCTTCTTCCAGCACGACGAGGTGATCGTGCACTGCCCCGCCGAGGAGGCCGACACGGTGGTGGCCGCCATCCGCGACGCCGCCGAACTCGCGGGCCGCCTCACGTTCGGGGAGACGCCGGTGCGGTTCCCGTTCACGACGGCGGTCGTGCGGTGCTACGCCGACGCGAAGTAG
- a CDS encoding ATP-binding protein: MGTNGSTMLEPLRQGLPPLDPAAVSSAASCALPARYEAVREARQFTRGTLDQWEIGDRFDDVCLVVSELVTNALRHALPSDTPRKDDQGPPVRLHLMRWTSRLVCAVRDPSHDSPVAGDSEDFAAESGRGLFLVDSFADSWGWHPLAGTLSGKVVWALFRLGPQPGTAALPAE, translated from the coding sequence ATGGGGACGAATGGATCGACCATGCTCGAACCCTTACGGCAGGGACTTCCGCCTCTCGATCCCGCGGCCGTGTCCAGCGCCGCTTCGTGCGCCTTGCCCGCCCGCTACGAAGCGGTGCGCGAGGCACGGCAGTTCACGCGCGGAACGCTGGACCAGTGGGAGATAGGCGACCGTTTCGACGACGTCTGCCTGGTGGTCTCCGAACTCGTCACCAACGCCCTGCGGCACGCGCTGCCCTCGGACACGCCCCGCAAGGACGACCAGGGGCCGCCCGTACGGCTGCACTTGATGCGGTGGACCTCACGTCTGGTGTGCGCGGTACGCGACCCCAGCCATGACAGTCCCGTGGCCGGCGACTCGGAGGACTTCGCGGCGGAGTCGGGGCGCGGGCTCTTCCTGGTCGACTCGTTCGCCGACAGCTGGGGCTGGCACCCGCTCGCCGGAACGCTCAGCGGCAAGGTGGTGTGGGCGCTGTTCCGGCTCGGCCCACAGCCCGGGACGGCCGCGCTCCCCGCCGAATGA
- a CDS encoding DUF4232 domain-containing protein yields MRALPIAVTVLAAALALTSCDGGGSGDSSGSGKSGDTAGSAKKAAAAVCRIGDEGIQVGPANAATAAGDTGNVPVTLTNKGAQCTLKGFPVLSVQAAGASADIVADKSAQPEQLTLAKGDTASFTITYVRGAAGDAKTLAAKTLKIGLPGAAAAQSFPWSYGPLAGKGSAGEPNASMTPFQHAGD; encoded by the coding sequence ATGCGCGCTCTGCCCATCGCCGTCACCGTCCTCGCGGCGGCCCTCGCTCTGACCTCCTGCGACGGCGGCGGCTCCGGCGACTCCAGCGGCTCCGGGAAATCCGGTGACACGGCCGGCTCCGCGAAGAAGGCCGCCGCCGCGGTCTGCCGGATCGGCGACGAGGGCATCCAGGTCGGTCCCGCGAACGCCGCCACGGCCGCCGGGGACACGGGCAACGTCCCGGTCACCCTCACCAACAAGGGCGCCCAGTGCACCCTGAAGGGCTTCCCCGTGCTTTCCGTGCAGGCGGCCGGCGCCTCGGCGGACATCGTCGCGGACAAGTCCGCGCAGCCGGAGCAGCTGACCCTCGCCAAGGGTGACACCGCGTCCTTCACGATCACCTACGTACGAGGAGCGGCGGGCGACGCGAAGACCCTCGCGGCGAAGACCCTCAAGATCGGCCTGCCCGGCGCCGCCGCCGCGCAGAGCTTCCCGTGGTCGTACGGCCCGCTCGCGGGCAAGGGATCGGCGGGCGAGCCCAACGCCTCCATGACGCCGTTCCAGCACGCGGGCGACTGA
- a CDS encoding ArsR/SmtB family transcription factor: protein MLRLLRERGPQPVQALADHFAMRRPSLSEHLKVLREAGLVSEERAGRQRIYRLEAAPLADVQDWLHPYERFWRDRLKGLGDLLDRMPDDAET, encoded by the coding sequence GTGCTCCGGCTGCTGCGTGAGCGGGGTCCCCAGCCCGTCCAGGCCCTCGCCGACCACTTCGCCATGCGGCGACCCAGCCTCTCGGAACACCTCAAGGTGCTCCGGGAGGCCGGTCTCGTGTCCGAGGAGCGCGCGGGACGGCAGCGCATCTACCGGCTGGAGGCCGCCCCGCTCGCCGACGTGCAGGACTGGCTCCATCCGTACGAGCGCTTCTGGCGCGACAGGCTGAAGGGGCTCGGCGATCTCCTGGACCGCATGCCCGACGATGCGGAGACATGA
- a CDS encoding DUF2786 domain-containing protein, producing the protein MSTSSTVERAFGAALYADSDAALDTGASLLAADPASDAELARRGEEFVAAAWRRGWQPADVVRIVRRDLDDVHVRLVTSLIVEEGDGGRASRGARWAAQLDELEAEPRDVRTDRFSRASATLELYRLLLRLPSIEPLDTPRAPAAAGAPQETRMLTRIRALLAKAEATGFPEEAEALSAKAQELMARHSIDEALLAARTHAKDAPGACRIGVEPPYEAAKAVLLDAVAGANRCRAVWNDALCFSTVVGFEPDLEAVELLYTSLLVQATAAMTKAEAAQRAGGRKRTKTFRQSFLAAYAHRIGDRLASVAEGQVSATEGELLPVLAARDVAVADHLDRMFPQTVTTRMRGVTDEAGWHEGAAAADRAQVRGRRPLP; encoded by the coding sequence ATGAGTACGTCCAGCACCGTGGAGCGCGCCTTCGGGGCCGCCCTCTACGCCGACTCCGACGCGGCCCTCGACACCGGAGCCTCCCTGCTCGCCGCCGACCCGGCCTCCGACGCCGAACTCGCCCGACGCGGTGAGGAGTTCGTCGCGGCGGCCTGGCGGCGCGGCTGGCAGCCCGCCGATGTCGTACGGATCGTGCGGCGCGACCTGGACGACGTGCACGTACGCCTGGTGACGTCCTTGATCGTCGAGGAGGGGGACGGTGGCCGCGCGTCCCGGGGGGCGCGCTGGGCGGCTCAGCTCGACGAGTTGGAGGCCGAGCCTCGCGACGTCCGTACCGACCGCTTCTCCCGTGCCTCCGCCACCCTGGAGCTCTATCGCCTGCTCCTGCGGCTGCCTTCCATCGAGCCGCTGGACACGCCCAGGGCCCCGGCCGCCGCGGGCGCCCCGCAGGAGACGCGCATGCTCACCCGTATCCGCGCCCTGCTCGCCAAGGCGGAGGCGACCGGGTTCCCGGAGGAGGCGGAGGCGCTCAGCGCCAAGGCCCAGGAACTGATGGCACGGCACAGCATCGACGAGGCGCTGCTCGCGGCCCGGACCCATGCCAAGGACGCGCCCGGCGCCTGCCGCATCGGTGTCGAGCCGCCGTACGAGGCCGCCAAGGCGGTGCTCCTGGACGCGGTGGCGGGGGCGAACCGCTGCCGGGCCGTGTGGAACGACGCCCTCTGCTTCTCGACCGTGGTCGGCTTCGAACCCGATCTGGAGGCGGTCGAGCTCCTCTACACCTCGCTCCTCGTGCAGGCCACGGCGGCGATGACGAAGGCGGAGGCGGCGCAGCGGGCGGGTGGCCGCAAGCGTACGAAGACCTTCCGGCAGTCGTTCCTCGCCGCGTACGCGCACCGGATCGGCGACCGGCTCGCGTCGGTCGCCGAGGGCCAGGTGAGCGCCACGGAGGGGGAGTTGCTGCCGGTGCTGGCGGCCCGTGACGTGGCGGTCGCGGACCATCTGGACCGGATGTTCCCGCAGACCGTGACGACCCGGATGCGCGGGGTCACGGACGAGGCCGGATGGCACGAGGGCGCCGCGGCGGCGGACCGGGCCCAGGTCCGGGGCCGACGACCGCTTCCGTAG
- a CDS encoding SRPBCC family protein produces MDPRGASPVPGDDLTTIHVDQFLPHPPAKVWRALTEPELLAQWQMPGSEDFRLEVGHRYTLTAVPRPNSNFSGTVDVRVLAYERERMLSVRWADAHASRPADWTITWTLEQEGRGTRLFLVHEGFDPDDPAQMMARKIMDGGWRSHVLRSLGNALDRM; encoded by the coding sequence CTGGACCCGCGAGGCGCGAGCCCAGTTCCCGGGGACGACCTCACGACCATCCACGTCGACCAGTTCCTGCCGCATCCGCCCGCCAAGGTCTGGCGCGCGCTCACCGAGCCCGAACTGCTCGCCCAGTGGCAGATGCCGGGATCCGAGGACTTCCGGCTCGAAGTCGGCCACCGGTACACGCTGACGGCGGTCCCGCGCCCCAACTCGAACTTCTCCGGCACGGTCGACGTGCGCGTTCTCGCCTACGAGCGGGAGCGGATGCTGAGCGTCCGGTGGGCGGACGCGCACGCGTCCCGTCCTGCGGACTGGACCATTACCTGGACACTGGAACAGGAAGGGCGCGGTACGCGTCTGTTCCTAGTACACGAGGGATTCGATCCGGACGATCCCGCACAGATGATGGCGCGGAAGATCATGGACGGGGGCTGGAGATCGCATGTGCTGCGATCTCTGGGGAATGCGCTGGACCGGATGTAG
- a CDS encoding VOC family protein, which produces MNITHASFVTLPVADQDRALRFYTDVLGFEVTADLDMPPGRWLQVAPEGAQTVFTLSGPGMGSFTPGETRGIMLVTTDVDADCARLTAAGVTVEGPDDLPWGRMASFRDPDGNGLMLITEKGPEPAQE; this is translated from the coding sequence ATGAACATAACCCACGCCTCGTTCGTCACGCTTCCCGTCGCCGACCAGGACCGTGCCCTGCGCTTCTACACGGACGTGCTCGGCTTCGAGGTCACCGCGGACCTGGACATGCCGCCCGGCCGGTGGCTCCAGGTGGCGCCGGAGGGGGCGCAGACTGTCTTCACGCTCTCGGGTCCGGGCATGGGGAGTTTCACGCCGGGCGAGACCCGGGGGATCATGTTGGTCACGACCGATGTCGACGCCGACTGTGCGCGGCTCACCGCCGCGGGTGTCACGGTGGAGGGTCCCGACGATCTCCCCTGGGGCCGCATGGCCTCGTTCCGTGACCCGGACGGCAACGGTCTGATGCTGATCACGGAGAAGGGCCCGGAGCCGGCCCAGGAGTAG
- a CDS encoding helix-turn-helix domain-containing protein has product MLLGSHLRRLREARGITREAAGYSIRASESKISRMELGRVSFKTRDVEDLLTLYGISDEAERTSLVSLAKEANVAGWWHSYSDVLPSWFPTYVGLEGAAHLIRVYEVQFVHGLLQTEAYAQAVVRRGMKGASAADVDRRVALRLERQKYLVSENAPEFHIVLDEAALRRPYGDREVMRGQLQHLIEVSELPNVRLQVMPFSFGGHSGESGSFTILSFPESDLSDVVYLEQLTSALYLDKREDVTQYESALKQLQQDSPGPSESRDLLRGLLQLS; this is encoded by the coding sequence ATGCTGCTGGGGTCACATCTGCGGCGCCTGCGTGAGGCGCGCGGCATCACCCGTGAAGCGGCCGGCTACTCGATCCGCGCCTCCGAATCGAAGATCAGCCGCATGGAGTTGGGAAGGGTGAGCTTCAAGACGCGCGACGTCGAGGACCTGCTGACGCTCTACGGCATCAGTGACGAGGCCGAGCGCACCTCCCTTGTCTCACTCGCCAAGGAGGCCAACGTCGCGGGCTGGTGGCACAGTTACTCCGACGTCCTGCCGAGCTGGTTCCCCACCTATGTCGGCCTCGAAGGCGCGGCCCACCTGATCCGGGTGTACGAAGTGCAGTTCGTGCACGGCCTGTTGCAGACCGAGGCCTACGCCCAGGCGGTCGTCCGGCGCGGGATGAAGGGCGCCTCCGCCGCGGACGTCGACCGGCGCGTGGCGCTGCGCCTGGAGCGGCAGAAGTACCTCGTCTCCGAGAACGCCCCCGAGTTCCACATCGTCCTGGACGAGGCCGCGCTGCGCCGGCCCTACGGCGACCGCGAGGTGATGCGTGGACAGCTCCAGCATCTGATCGAGGTCTCGGAACTCCCCAACGTACGGCTTCAGGTCATGCCGTTCAGTTTTGGCGGGCACTCCGGTGAGAGCGGCTCCTTCACCATCCTGAGCTTCCCGGAGTCCGACCTGTCGGACGTCGTCTATCTGGAGCAGCTCACCAGCGCGCTCTACCTGGACAAGCGCGAGGACGTCACCCAGTACGAGAGCGCGCTCAAGCAGCTCCAGCAGGACAGCCCGGGACCGTCCGAGAGCCGCGACCTGCTGCGCGGGCTGCTCCAGCTCTCCTGA
- a CDS encoding DUF397 domain-containing protein has product MDHDVFDVDDVYKGMAEYVHNGMAATELDGVAWQKSRHSNSQGSCVEFARLPGGDVAVRNSRFPEGPALVYTRAEIEAMLLGIKDGEFDHLIAG; this is encoded by the coding sequence GTGGACCACGACGTGTTCGACGTGGATGACGTGTACAAAGGCATGGCTGAATACGTGCACAACGGCATGGCTGCGACCGAGCTGGACGGCGTCGCCTGGCAGAAGAGCAGACACAGCAACTCGCAAGGTTCCTGTGTGGAGTTCGCGCGACTGCCCGGCGGCGACGTGGCCGTGCGGAACTCGCGGTTCCCGGAGGGTCCCGCGCTCGTCTACACACGCGCCGAGATCGAAGCCATGCTCCTGGGCATCAAGGACGGCGAGTTCGACCATCTGATCGCGGGCTGA